The Miscanthus floridulus cultivar M001 chromosome 17, ASM1932011v1, whole genome shotgun sequence genome has a window encoding:
- the LOC136517391 gene encoding transcription repressor MYB6-like, whose protein sequence is MGRSPCCEKAHTNKGAWTKEEDERLVAYIRAHGEGCWRSLPKAAGLLRCGKSCRLRWMNYLRPDLKRGNFTDDEDELIIRLHSLLGNKWSLIAGQLPGRTDNEIKNYWNTHIKRKLLARGIDPQTHRALGADAAAAPGVAAHHRAASAALLHNAGAVIVPAAPVKLAVKPPAPAESSSDDGGSSSGSGSGGGGGSGTSAGEQPRCPDLNLNLDLSVGPAAAAADTPTSHSQQQLCLCYRLGLRAGEASCGCQADDVAGQQGFRFFRSLEQG, encoded by the exons ATGGGGAGGTCGCCGTGCTGCGAGAAGGCGCACACCAACAAGGGCGCGTGGACCAAGGAGGAGGACGAGCGGCTGGTGGCGTACATCCGGGCGCACGGGGAGGGGTGCTGGCGCTCGCTGCCCAAGGCCGCGGGCCTGCTGCGCTGCGGCAAGAGCTGCAGGCTGCGGTGGATGAACTACCTCCGCCCGGACCTCAAGCGCGGCAACTTcaccgacgacgaggacgagctcATCATCCGCCTGCACAGCCTCCTCGGCAACAA GTGGTCTCTGATCGCCGGGCAGCTGCCGGGCCGGACGGACAACGAGATCAAGAACTACTGGAACACGCACATCAAGCGCAAGCTCCTGGCCCGCGGCATCGACCCGCAGACGCACCGCGCGCTCGGCGCCGACGCAGCGGCGGCTCCCGGCGTCGCGGCGCACCAccgggcggcgtcggcggcgctgCTTCACAACGCGGGCGCCGTCATCGTCCCGGCGGCCCCCGTCAAGCTCGCCGTgaagccgccggcgccggcggagtCGTCATCCGAcgacggcggcagcagcagcggtagcggtagcggcggcggcggaggcagcgGCACCAGCGCGGGGGAGCAGCCGCGGTGCCCCGACCTCAACCTCAACCTCGACCTGTCCGTGggcccagcggcggcggcggccgacaCGCCCACCTCGCACTCGCAGCAGCAGCTGTGCCTGTGCTACCGCCTCGGCCTCCGCGCCGGGGAGGCGTCGTGCGGCTGCCAGGCTGATGACGTCGCGGGGCAGCAGGGGTTTCGATTTTTCAGGTCGTTGGAACAAGGCTAG